From a region of the Pectobacterium aquaticum genome:
- the lpxD gene encoding UDP-3-O-(3-hydroxymyristoyl)glucosamine N-acyltransferase codes for MDSIRLDALAQQLDAQLHGDGDIVITGVASMHSAKTGQITFLSDSRYREQLAGTQASAVVLTEADLPYCQVAALVVKNPYLTYARMAQLLDTTPQPATDIAPSAVIAPDATLGQNVSVGAHAVIESGAHLGDGVVIGPGCFIGKDARIGAGTRLWANVTIYHRVTLGEHCLIQSGTVIGSDGFGYANDRGNWVKIPQLGTVRIGDRVEIGASTTIDRGALDDTVIGNGVIIDNQCQIAHNVVIGDNTAVAGGVIMAGSLKIGRYCMIGGASVINGHMEICDKVTVTGMGMVMRPITEPGVYSSGIPLQPNKVWRKTAALVMNIDEISKRLKAVERKVDNV; via the coding sequence ATGGATTCAATTCGACTGGACGCGTTAGCTCAACAGTTGGATGCACAATTACACGGTGATGGCGATATCGTCATCACTGGTGTTGCTTCTATGCATTCGGCAAAAACTGGGCAAATTACGTTTCTTTCCGACAGTCGTTACCGTGAGCAACTGGCCGGGACGCAAGCGTCAGCGGTCGTGCTGACGGAAGCGGATTTACCTTACTGTCAGGTTGCTGCGTTGGTAGTGAAGAATCCCTATCTCACCTATGCGCGCATGGCACAACTCCTGGACACTACGCCGCAGCCAGCAACCGATATTGCGCCGAGTGCGGTTATTGCTCCAGATGCGACGCTGGGCCAGAACGTGTCCGTTGGTGCACATGCCGTCATCGAATCTGGTGCACACTTGGGTGATGGCGTTGTCATTGGCCCCGGCTGCTTCATCGGCAAAGATGCCCGCATTGGTGCCGGTACCCGTTTGTGGGCAAATGTCACGATTTATCACCGCGTTACGCTGGGTGAGCATTGCCTGATCCAGTCGGGAACCGTGATCGGTTCTGACGGCTTTGGCTATGCCAACGATCGCGGCAACTGGGTTAAGATCCCGCAGTTGGGAACGGTCAGAATTGGCGATCGAGTTGAGATTGGCGCGAGCACAACCATCGATCGTGGTGCGTTGGATGATACGGTCATTGGCAATGGTGTTATCATTGATAACCAATGCCAGATTGCGCACAACGTCGTGATTGGCGACAATACCGCGGTCGCGGGTGGCGTCATTATGGCGGGGAGCTTGAAAATTGGTCGTTATTGTATGATCGGTGGTGCCAGCGTGATTAACGGGCACATGGAGATCTGCGATAAAGTGACGGTAACGGGAATGGGGATGGTCATGCGACCCATCACAGAACCTGGGGTATACTCTTCGGGCATTCCTTTGCAACCTAACAAAGTGTGGCGCAAAACTGCAGCGCTGGTGATGAATATTGATGAGATAAGCAAACGGTTGAAAGCCGTTGAACGAAAAGTCGATAACGTTTAA
- the lpxA gene encoding acyl-ACP--UDP-N-acetylglucosamine O-acyltransferase, producing the protein MIDQTAFIHPSSIVEDGAIIGAGVHIGPFCYIGSQVEIGAGTVLKSHVVVNGVTKIGRDNEIYQFTSIGEVNQDLKYAGEPTRVEIGDRNRIRESVTIHRGTTQGGGLTKVGSDNLLMINTHIAHDCVVGNRCILANNATLGGHVSVDDFAIIGGMTAVHQFCIIGAHVMVGGCSGVAQDVPPYVIAQGNHATPFGLNIEGLKRRGFEKDTLHAIRNAYKLLYRSGRTLDEVKPEIEALAAEHPAVQAFTDFFARSTRGIIR; encoded by the coding sequence GTGATTGATCAAACCGCCTTTATTCACCCTAGTTCGATTGTTGAAGACGGTGCCATTATTGGTGCTGGCGTTCATATTGGCCCGTTCTGCTATATCGGTTCTCAGGTTGAGATCGGTGCGGGGACGGTGCTGAAATCACATGTCGTCGTCAATGGCGTCACTAAAATTGGTCGCGACAACGAAATCTATCAGTTCACGTCAATTGGTGAAGTGAATCAGGATCTCAAATATGCCGGGGAACCGACCCGCGTTGAGATTGGCGATCGTAACCGCATCCGTGAAAGCGTCACGATTCATCGTGGCACGACACAGGGCGGTGGGTTGACTAAAGTCGGTAGCGATAACCTGTTGATGATCAACACGCATATCGCACATGACTGCGTCGTGGGTAATCGTTGTATTCTGGCGAATAATGCGACGCTGGGTGGCCACGTTTCCGTTGATGATTTTGCGATTATCGGTGGGATGACGGCCGTGCACCAGTTCTGCATTATCGGTGCTCACGTCATGGTGGGTGGATGTTCCGGTGTGGCGCAAGACGTGCCGCCGTATGTGATCGCGCAGGGTAACCACGCTACGCCGTTCGGCCTGAACATTGAGGGCCTGAAGCGTCGTGGATTCGAGAAAGACACCCTGCACGCGATTCGTAACGCGTACAAGCTGCTCTACCGCAGCGGTAGAACGCTGGACGAAGTGAAACCGGAAATTGAAGCGCTGGCTGCTGAACACCCAGCTGTGCAGGCGTTTACCGATTTCTTTGCCCGTTCTACTCGCGGCATCATTCGTTAA
- the skp gene encoding molecular chaperone Skp, producing MKKWLCAAGLGLALAASASVQAADKIAVVNVSSIFQQLPQRETVGKQLENEFKGRASELQSMENDLQTKMQKLQRDGSTMKASDRSKMEKDVMAQREQFSTKAQAFDQDNRRRQMEERNKILSRIQDAVKAVATKEGYDVVIDANAVAYVANAKDITADVLKQVK from the coding sequence GTGAAAAAGTGGTTATGTGCCGCAGGCCTCGGTTTAGCATTGGCTGCTTCAGCCAGCGTTCAGGCTGCTGACAAAATTGCCGTTGTTAACGTTTCCAGCATTTTCCAACAGCTGCCGCAGCGTGAAACCGTCGGCAAACAGCTGGAAAACGAATTCAAAGGCCGTGCTTCTGAACTGCAATCGATGGAAAACGATTTACAGACCAAGATGCAGAAGCTGCAGCGTGATGGCTCTACCATGAAAGCGAGCGATCGCAGCAAAATGGAAAAAGACGTCATGGCGCAGCGCGAACAGTTCTCTACCAAAGCGCAGGCTTTTGACCAAGACAACCGCCGTCGTCAGATGGAAGAACGTAACAAAATCCTGAGCCGTATCCAGGATGCGGTGAAAGCCGTTGCAACCAAAGAAGGTTATGATGTTGTGATTGACGCTAACGCGGTTGCGTATGTCGCCAATGCGAAAGACATTACTGCCGATGTGCTGAAACAGGTTAAATAA
- the fabZ gene encoding 3-hydroxyacyl-ACP dehydratase FabZ yields the protein MTTDTHTLNIEEILELLPHRFPFLLVDRVLDFEEGKFLRAVKNVSFNEPFFQGHFPGKPIFPGVLILEAMAQATGILAFKSVGKLEPGELYYFAAVDEARFKRPVQPGDQMILEVEFIKERRGVARFKGVAKVDGEVACEASMMCARRRES from the coding sequence TTGACTACTGACACTCATACTCTGAATATTGAAGAGATTTTAGAATTATTACCGCACCGTTTCCCGTTTTTGCTGGTTGATCGGGTACTGGATTTTGAAGAAGGTAAGTTTCTGCGGGCGGTGAAAAACGTCTCTTTCAACGAACCCTTCTTTCAGGGGCATTTCCCGGGTAAACCGATTTTTCCCGGCGTGTTGATTCTGGAAGCCATGGCTCAGGCTACTGGTATTCTTGCGTTTAAAAGCGTAGGCAAACTGGAGCCGGGTGAGCTGTATTACTTCGCCGCTGTTGACGAAGCGCGCTTTAAGCGCCCGGTACAGCCAGGCGATCAAATGATCCTTGAAGTTGAATTCATCAAAGAGCGTCGCGGCGTTGCGCGCTTTAAAGGTGTTGCCAAAGTTGATGGCGAAGTGGCCTGTGAAGCGTCAATGATGTGTGCTCGCCGTCGGGAGTCCTGA
- the dnaE gene encoding DNA polymerase III subunit alpha, translated as MAEPRFVHLRVHSDYSMIDGLAKVGPLVKKAAALGMPALAITDFTNLCGLVKFYGGAHGAGIKPIIGADFCVESDELGDELAHLTVLAMNNAGYQNLTLLISHAYQRGYGAAGPTIDRDWLIEHQEGLILLSGGRRGDVGRFLLRGNQTQAEQCLAFYQEHFPQRYYLELIRTSRPDEESYLHAAVELATKHGVPVVATNEVCFISTDDFDAHEIRVAIHDGYTLDDPKRPRHYSPQQYMRSEEEMCELFADIPEALANSVEIAKRCNVTIRLGEYFLPQFPTGDMSTEDFLVQCSKKGLEERLEFLFPDPEVRAERRPEYDERLDIELGVINQMGFPGYFLIVMEFIQWSKDNDVPVGPGRGSGAGSLVAYALKITDLDPLEFDLLFERFLNPERVSMPDFDVDFCMEKRDKVIDHVAEMYGRDAVSQIITFGTMAAKAVIRDVGRVLGHPYGFVDRISKLVPPDPGMTLEKAFAAEPQLPEIYEADEEVRALIDMARKLEGVTRNAGKHAGGVVISPTKITDFAPLYCDSEGNHPVTQFDKNDVEYAGLVKFDFLGLRTLTIIDWALRMINARRAKQGQEPIDIAAIPLDDKKSFDMLQRSETTAVFQLESRGMKDLIKRLKPDCFEDMIALVALFRPGPLQSGMVDNFIDRKHGREAISYPDIEWQHESLKPVLEPTYGIILYQEQVMQIAQVLAGYTLGGADMLRRAMGKKNPVEMAKQRGGFEDGAKSRGVNGELAVKIFDLVEKFAGYGFNKSHSAAYALVSYQTLWLKAHYPAEFMAAVMTADMDNTDKVVGLVDECWRMGLKILPPDINSGLYHFHVNDDGEIVYGIGAIKGVGEGPIEAIIEARNQGGYFRELFDLCARTDIKKLNRRVLEKLIMSGAFDRLGPHRAALMNSLPDALKAADQHAKAEAIGQVDMFGVLADAPEQVEQSYSSVPPWPEQVVLDGERETLGLYLTGHPITQYIKEIERYAGGVRLKDMHPTDRGKMTTAVGLVLAARVMVTKRGNRIGVCTLDDRSGRLEIMLFTDALEKYQHLLEKDRILIASGQVSFDDFSGGLKMTVRELMDISEAREKYARGLAISLTDRQIDDQLLNRLRQSLEPHRSGTIPVHLYYQREDARARLRFGAAWRVTPADALLNELRTLVGNEQVELEFD; from the coding sequence ATGGCCGAACCACGTTTTGTTCACCTGCGTGTTCATAGTGACTATTCCATGATCGATGGGCTGGCCAAAGTCGGTCCGCTGGTAAAAAAAGCGGCAGCACTCGGCATGCCAGCGCTGGCGATTACCGATTTTACCAACCTGTGTGGGCTGGTTAAATTCTATGGCGGCGCGCATGGTGCGGGAATCAAGCCCATTATCGGCGCAGATTTCTGTGTCGAAAGCGACGAATTGGGTGATGAGCTCGCGCATCTTACCGTTCTGGCGATGAATAATGCTGGCTACCAGAATCTTACGCTGCTGATTTCCCATGCTTATCAACGAGGCTATGGCGCTGCTGGGCCGACGATTGACCGAGATTGGCTGATTGAGCATCAGGAAGGGCTGATTTTACTGTCTGGCGGCCGCCGAGGTGATGTTGGCCGATTTTTGCTGCGCGGTAACCAGACGCAGGCCGAACAGTGTCTGGCCTTCTATCAGGAACACTTCCCCCAGCGTTACTATCTGGAACTGATCCGCACGTCCCGCCCCGATGAAGAAAGCTATTTGCACGCAGCCGTCGAGCTGGCGACGAAGCACGGGGTGCCCGTGGTGGCGACCAATGAAGTGTGCTTTATCAGCACCGATGATTTTGACGCTCACGAAATTCGCGTAGCGATTCACGACGGTTACACGCTTGACGATCCCAAACGTCCACGTCATTACAGCCCGCAGCAGTACATGCGCTCCGAAGAGGAAATGTGCGAGCTGTTTGCGGATATCCCCGAAGCGCTGGCGAACAGCGTTGAAATTGCCAAGCGTTGTAACGTAACAATTCGTCTGGGTGAGTATTTCCTGCCGCAGTTCCCGACGGGCGACATGAGCACGGAAGATTTTCTGGTTCAGTGCTCGAAAAAGGGGCTGGAGGAACGTCTCGAATTCCTGTTCCCCGATCCGGAAGTGCGTGCTGAGCGTCGGCCTGAATATGATGAGCGTCTGGATATTGAACTGGGCGTCATCAACCAGATGGGATTTCCCGGCTACTTCCTGATCGTCATGGAGTTTATTCAGTGGTCGAAGGATAACGATGTGCCTGTTGGGCCGGGACGTGGTTCCGGTGCGGGGTCGTTAGTCGCCTACGCGCTGAAAATCACCGATCTGGATCCGCTTGAATTCGATCTACTGTTCGAACGTTTCCTCAACCCTGAACGTGTCTCCATGCCTGACTTCGACGTCGATTTCTGTATGGAAAAACGCGATAAGGTCATCGATCACGTCGCGGAAATGTACGGACGTGATGCGGTATCGCAGATTATCACCTTCGGTACGATGGCGGCGAAAGCGGTGATTCGTGACGTCGGGCGCGTGCTTGGACACCCTTATGGGTTTGTCGATCGCATTTCAAAGCTGGTGCCGCCCGATCCGGGTATGACGCTGGAAAAAGCGTTTGCTGCTGAACCGCAGCTGCCAGAAATTTATGAGGCCGATGAAGAAGTTAGGGCCCTCATCGATATGGCGCGCAAGCTCGAAGGGGTAACGCGTAACGCGGGTAAACATGCGGGTGGGGTGGTGATATCCCCCACCAAGATTACCGATTTTGCACCGCTGTACTGTGATTCCGAAGGAAACCATCCGGTTACCCAGTTTGATAAGAACGACGTCGAATATGCTGGGCTGGTGAAGTTCGACTTCCTTGGCCTGCGTACGCTGACCATCATCGACTGGGCGCTGAGGATGATTAACGCCCGTCGCGCGAAGCAAGGGCAGGAGCCGATTGATATTGCGGCGATCCCGCTCGACGATAAGAAAAGCTTCGACATGCTGCAACGCTCGGAAACCACGGCGGTATTCCAGCTTGAATCGCGCGGCATGAAAGACCTAATCAAACGCCTTAAGCCCGACTGTTTCGAAGATATGATCGCACTGGTGGCGCTGTTCCGCCCTGGCCCATTGCAATCCGGCATGGTAGATAACTTCATCGACCGTAAGCACGGTCGTGAAGCGATCTCGTATCCTGATATCGAATGGCAGCACGAGTCACTTAAGCCTGTGCTGGAGCCGACCTACGGCATTATCCTGTATCAGGAACAGGTCATGCAGATTGCGCAGGTTCTGGCAGGCTATACGCTGGGCGGCGCGGATATGCTGCGTCGTGCGATGGGGAAAAAGAACCCGGTCGAAATGGCGAAGCAGCGTGGTGGCTTCGAAGATGGTGCCAAATCTCGCGGCGTGAACGGCGAATTGGCGGTTAAGATTTTTGACCTGGTGGAAAAATTCGCCGGTTATGGCTTTAATAAATCTCACTCCGCGGCCTATGCGCTGGTGTCTTACCAAACGCTATGGCTGAAGGCGCACTATCCGGCAGAATTCATGGCGGCCGTAATGACGGCCGATATGGACAACACGGATAAAGTGGTCGGCCTGGTTGATGAATGCTGGCGGATGGGGTTAAAAATCCTGCCTCCGGACATCAACAGCGGGCTGTATCACTTCCACGTTAATGACGATGGCGAGATTGTTTACGGCATCGGCGCGATTAAAGGCGTGGGGGAAGGCCCGATTGAGGCGATTATCGAGGCGCGTAATCAGGGCGGCTATTTTAGAGAGCTGTTTGATCTCTGCGCGCGTACCGACATTAAAAAGCTGAACCGCCGCGTGCTGGAAAAGTTGATTATGTCTGGGGCATTCGACCGTCTGGGGCCACATCGCGCCGCGCTGATGAATTCATTGCCTGATGCGCTGAAGGCCGCCGATCAGCATGCGAAAGCGGAAGCCATTGGTCAGGTGGATATGTTCGGTGTGCTGGCCGACGCGCCTGAACAGGTTGAGCAATCCTACAGTTCGGTGCCGCCGTGGCCGGAGCAGGTGGTGCTGGATGGTGAACGGGAAACGTTGGGGCTGTATCTGACCGGCCACCCGATCACGCAATATATTAAGGAAATTGAACGCTATGCCGGTGGCGTGCGTTTGAAAGATATGCACCCGACGGATCGGGGTAAAATGACCACTGCTGTTGGGCTGGTGTTGGCGGCTCGCGTCATGGTAACCAAGCGGGGTAACCGTATTGGTGTCTGTACATTGGACGATCGTTCCGGTCGGCTTGAGATCATGCTGTTTACCGATGCATTGGAAAAATATCAGCATTTACTTGAGAAAGACCGTATCCTTATCGCCAGTGGACAGGTCAGCTTTGATGACTTCAGCGGCGGGCTTAAAATGACCGTCCGAGAGTTAATGGATATCAGTGAAGCGCGGGAAAAATACGCGCGCGGGCTTGCTATCTCGCTGACTGACAGGCAAATTGATGACCAGCTATTAAACCGTCTCCGCCAATCGTTGGAACCCCATCGATCGGGGACGATCCCAGTGCATCTCTATTACCAGCGTGAAGATGCGCGTGCCCGACTACGTTTCGGCGCAGCATGGCGTGTAACGCCTGCCGATGCGCTACTGAACGAGCTGCGCACATTAGTGGGTAATGAGCAGGTGGAACTGGAATTTGACTAA
- the accA gene encoding acetyl-CoA carboxylase carboxyl transferase subunit alpha, with protein MSLNFLDFEQPIAELEAKIDSLTAVSRQDEKLDINLDEEVQRLREKSVELTRKIFADLGAWQVAQLARHPQRPYTLDYIKHIFTDFDELAGDRAYADDKAIVGGIARLDGRPVMIIGHQKGRETKEKIRRNFGMPAPEGYRKALRLMEMADRFKMPIITFIDTPGAYPGVGAEERGQSEAIARNLREMSTLRVPIICTVIGEGGSGGALAIGVGDKVNMLQYSTYSVISPEGCASILWKSADKAPLAAEAMGIIAPRLKELKLIDTVIPEPLGSAHRNVPVMAASLKAQLLADLLDLDGLTEEELLNRRYQRLMNYGYC; from the coding sequence ATGAGTCTGAATTTTCTTGATTTTGAGCAGCCGATTGCAGAGTTGGAAGCGAAAATTGACTCGCTGACCGCAGTCAGCCGTCAAGACGAAAAATTAGATATTAATCTGGACGAAGAAGTCCAGCGCCTGCGTGAGAAGAGCGTTGAACTGACGCGCAAAATCTTCGCCGATTTGGGTGCCTGGCAGGTTGCGCAATTAGCGCGCCATCCGCAACGTCCTTATACGCTTGATTATATTAAGCATATCTTTACCGACTTTGATGAATTGGCTGGCGATCGTGCCTATGCCGATGATAAAGCCATTGTCGGCGGGATTGCCCGTTTGGATGGGCGTCCGGTGATGATCATTGGTCATCAAAAAGGGCGTGAGACCAAAGAAAAGATTCGCCGTAATTTCGGCATGCCTGCACCGGAAGGCTATCGCAAAGCGCTGCGCCTGATGGAAATGGCCGATCGCTTCAAGATGCCGATCATCACCTTCATCGACACGCCGGGCGCTTATCCGGGCGTTGGCGCAGAAGAACGCGGTCAGTCTGAAGCTATCGCGCGCAACCTGCGTGAAATGTCGACGCTGCGTGTGCCAATCATCTGTACCGTTATCGGTGAAGGTGGTTCTGGTGGTGCACTGGCTATCGGCGTGGGTGACAAGGTCAACATGTTGCAGTACAGCACCTACTCGGTGATTTCACCGGAAGGCTGTGCGTCTATCCTGTGGAAGAGTGCGGATAAAGCGCCGTTGGCGGCGGAAGCCATGGGCATTATTGCGCCGCGTCTGAAAGAGCTGAAACTGATCGATACCGTGATCCCTGAGCCGCTGGGGTCGGCGCACCGTAATGTCCCAGTGATGGCAGCGTCGCTGAAAGCACAACTGCTGGCCGACCTGCTCGATCTCGACGGCCTGACAGAAGAAGAACTGTTGAACCGCCGTTATCAGCGTTTGATGAACTATGGTTACTGTTAA
- the rnhB gene encoding ribonuclease HII, whose amino-acid sequence MSEIFIYPQATCIAGVDEVGRGPLVGAVVTAAVILDPTRPIVGLADSKQLSEKRRLALYDEIKEKALAWSLGRAEPEEIDQLNILHATMLAMQRAVAGLAVVPDFVLIDGNRCPALPMPAQAVVKGDSRVAEISAASIMAKVTRDREMVELDQRFPAYGFAQHKGYPTAFHLEKLAALGATEFHRRSFAPVKRALGLA is encoded by the coding sequence ATGAGTGAAATATTTATCTATCCGCAGGCGACCTGTATCGCTGGCGTTGATGAAGTGGGCCGTGGCCCTCTGGTTGGCGCGGTCGTAACGGCTGCGGTGATTCTTGATCCGACTAGGCCAATTGTTGGGCTGGCGGACTCTAAACAGCTGAGTGAAAAACGTCGGCTGGCGCTCTATGATGAAATCAAAGAGAAGGCGTTGGCGTGGAGCCTTGGTCGGGCAGAGCCGGAAGAGATTGATCAACTGAATATCCTGCATGCTACCATGCTGGCAATGCAGCGTGCGGTGGCTGGATTGGCTGTCGTGCCTGATTTTGTTCTCATTGACGGCAACCGTTGCCCGGCGCTGCCGATGCCCGCTCAGGCGGTCGTAAAAGGGGATAGCCGCGTGGCAGAAATCAGCGCGGCCTCGATTATGGCGAAAGTCACTCGCGATCGTGAGATGGTCGAGTTAGATCAACGCTTCCCCGCTTATGGTTTTGCCCAACACAAAGGTTATCCAACGGCTTTTCATCTGGAGAAACTGGCCGCACTGGGTGCCACTGAGTTTCACCGTCGGAGCTTCGCGCCAGTCAAACGTGCACTAGGTCTGGCGTAA
- a CDS encoding VOC family protein, with protein MLKLLDVHHIAVIASDYERSKAFYCDVLGFTLNNEVYREAQQSWKGDLSLNGCYTIELFSFPHPPARVSCPEACGLRHLAFAVANVEQAVASLEQADVICEPVRIDPETQQRFTFFSDPDGLPLELYEI; from the coding sequence ATGCTGAAGCTGCTCGATGTCCATCACATTGCGGTGATTGCCTCTGACTATGAACGCAGCAAGGCATTTTACTGTGATGTGCTAGGGTTTACGTTGAACAACGAGGTCTACCGTGAAGCACAGCAGTCGTGGAAAGGGGATCTCTCGCTGAATGGATGCTATACCATTGAGCTATTTTCTTTCCCTCATCCGCCCGCGCGGGTGAGTTGTCCGGAAGCCTGCGGCCTGCGCCACCTGGCTTTTGCTGTGGCTAACGTAGAACAGGCTGTCGCCTCGCTGGAGCAGGCTGACGTTATCTGTGAACCTGTCCGGATCGATCCTGAAACGCAGCAGCGCTTCACCTTTTTCTCCGATCCTGACGGCTTGCCTTTAGAACTGTATGAGATCTGA
- the tilS gene encoding tRNA lysidine(34) synthetase TilS: MRSDTVNRTEPDDGLLQTIVTQTAGCESILLAYSGGLDSSVLLHLLVAVRQRSGLPIRAAYIHHGLNPLADSWAEHCRQQCERWQVPFASLPVKVEAQNGGIEAAARTARYQALQAHLQDGEILLTAQHLDDQSETFLLALKRGSGPAGLSAMAASTLLGNSTTLGQHRLVRPLLSISRLQLEAYAQRHQLDWIEDDSNQDERFDRNFLRRQILPRLTQRWPHFSSAVARSAELCAEQEQLLDELLEESLQALCQADGALSIDGLLPLSPVRRFALLRRWLAQRGATMPAREQLQRLWDEVATSRQDAEPVLQLNQMQVRRFRQYLYLLPLMTSLKDCIISWQSPSCPLSLPDNLGTLSLADSGVAIRAPENSEAVSIRFSISGTVHIVGRAHGRQIKKLWQELGVPPWWRDRTPLVFYNEQLIAAVGRFVTREGQARENQPVWRIVWEK, from the coding sequence ATGAGATCTGATACCGTGAACCGCACCGAACCTGATGATGGATTACTCCAGACGATTGTGACGCAAACGGCCGGATGCGAGTCGATCCTGTTGGCCTACAGCGGTGGTCTGGACTCTAGCGTGCTATTGCATCTGCTGGTGGCTGTGCGTCAGCGTTCCGGGCTGCCTATTCGTGCGGCTTATATCCATCATGGTTTAAATCCGCTGGCCGATAGCTGGGCTGAACATTGTCGCCAGCAGTGTGAACGCTGGCAGGTGCCCTTTGCCTCGCTGCCGGTGAAGGTTGAAGCGCAGAACGGCGGTATAGAAGCCGCGGCCAGAACGGCACGTTATCAGGCTTTGCAAGCGCATCTGCAAGACGGGGAAATCTTGTTGACGGCGCAGCATCTTGATGATCAAAGCGAAACTTTTTTACTGGCGCTGAAACGCGGCAGTGGGCCTGCCGGATTATCTGCGATGGCGGCTAGTACTCTTCTCGGTAACAGTACAACGCTCGGTCAGCATCGTCTTGTGCGTCCGCTGTTAAGCATTTCTCGCTTGCAGTTGGAAGCCTATGCGCAGCGGCATCAGCTTGACTGGATTGAAGACGACAGCAATCAGGATGAACGTTTCGACCGTAATTTCCTACGTCGCCAAATCTTACCGCGATTGACGCAGCGCTGGCCGCATTTCTCCTCCGCCGTAGCGCGTAGCGCCGAGCTTTGTGCCGAACAGGAACAGCTGCTAGATGAGCTGCTGGAGGAGTCATTGCAGGCGCTATGCCAGGCGGATGGTGCGCTGAGCATTGACGGGCTTCTGCCGCTAAGTCCGGTGCGTCGTTTTGCACTCTTGCGGCGCTGGTTGGCGCAGCGAGGGGCGACGATGCCAGCACGTGAACAATTACAACGGCTCTGGGATGAGGTTGCGACAAGCCGTCAGGATGCAGAACCGGTATTGCAACTGAATCAGATGCAGGTTCGCCGTTTTCGGCAGTATCTCTACCTGCTGCCGCTGATGACGTCACTCAAAGACTGCATTATCTCGTGGCAATCGCCGTCATGCCCGTTGTCGCTACCCGATAATCTGGGCACGCTGTCGCTGGCCGATAGCGGAGTGGCGATTCGCGCGCCGGAAAACAGTGAGGCGGTGAGCATTCGCTTTTCGATCAGCGGAACCGTGCATATTGTTGGCAGAGCACATGGGCGACAAATCAAGAAACTCTGGCAGGAATTGGGCGTTCCGCCCTGGTGGCGTGACCGTACGCCGCTGGTGTTCTACAACGAGCAACTGATTGCGGCAGTGGGGCGATTTGTCACGCGAGAAGGGCAGGCGAGAGAAAACCAGCCTGTATGGCGCATTGTTTGGGAAAAGTAA
- the lpxB gene encoding lipid-A-disaccharide synthase, whose translation MSSRPLTIGLVAGETSGDILGAGLIRALKEKVPDVRFVGVAGPRMQAEGCEAWYEMEELAVMGIVEVLERLPRLLKIRRDLTQRFSELQPDVFVGIDAPDFNITLEGNLKQRGINTIHYVSPSVWAWRQKRVFKIGKATNLVLAFLPFEKAFYDRFNVPCRFIGHTMADAMPLHPDKLAARATLGIAPDVHCLALLPGSRGAEVEMLSADFLNTAVLLRQHFPDLEIVVPLVNSKRREQFERIKSSVAPDLRVHLLDGQAREAMIASDAALLASGTAALECMLAKCPMVVGYRMKPFTFWLAQRLVKTPWVSLPNLLAGRELVTELLQTDCTPDKLAAALLPLFSDTEEMAELRATFVDLHQQIRCNADEQAAQAVLELVKPC comes from the coding sequence ATGTCGTCACGTCCTTTGACTATTGGGCTGGTCGCCGGAGAAACTTCCGGCGACATCCTTGGCGCAGGCCTGATCCGGGCGCTAAAAGAAAAGGTGCCGGATGTGCGGTTTGTCGGCGTTGCCGGGCCACGTATGCAGGCCGAAGGCTGTGAAGCCTGGTACGAGATGGAAGAGCTGGCTGTCATGGGCATTGTTGAGGTGCTTGAACGCCTTCCTCGCCTGCTGAAAATTCGGCGGGATTTAACCCAGCGCTTTAGCGAACTTCAACCTGATGTTTTTGTCGGCATTGATGCCCCTGATTTCAATATCACGCTAGAAGGCAACCTCAAGCAGCGCGGTATCAATACCATTCACTACGTCAGCCCTTCCGTGTGGGCATGGCGGCAAAAACGCGTTTTCAAAATAGGTAAAGCGACCAATCTGGTGCTGGCCTTCTTGCCTTTTGAAAAAGCGTTTTACGATCGTTTCAATGTGCCCTGTCGCTTTATCGGTCATACGATGGCCGATGCGATGCCGCTGCATCCCGATAAACTGGCAGCACGCGCGACGTTGGGTATTGCGCCCGATGTGCATTGTCTGGCGCTGTTGCCGGGCAGTCGCGGTGCAGAAGTTGAAATGCTTAGCGCAGATTTTCTCAATACGGCTGTGCTACTGCGCCAGCATTTTCCCGATCTGGAAATCGTGGTTCCGCTGGTCAACAGCAAGCGGCGTGAACAGTTTGAGCGGATAAAAAGTAGCGTGGCGCCCGATCTACGCGTGCATCTGCTGGATGGGCAGGCGCGAGAAGCCATGATTGCCAGTGATGCGGCACTATTGGCATCCGGTACGGCGGCACTGGAATGCATGCTGGCTAAATGCCCGATGGTTGTCGGTTATCGCATGAAGCCTTTTACCTTCTGGCTAGCACAGCGCTTGGTCAAAACGCCGTGGGTGTCGCTGCCGAATTTGCTGGCTGGGCGGGAGCTGGTGACGGAATTGCTACAGACCGATTGTACGCCGGATAAGTTGGCTGCTGCGCTGCTGCCGCTGTTTTCCGATACGGAAGAAATGGCTGAGCTACGCGCAACGTTTGTGGATTTGCATCAGCAGATTCGCTGTAACGCCGATGAGCAGGCGGCTCAGGCGGTACTGGAATTAGTAAAGCCATGTTAG